Genomic segment of Psychrobacter sanguinis:
TGCGGCTTGTTCTTGGCTTGGCGTAAGTCTGTTCAGCTGTCTATCGATAGGCTGAAATCCGACCGTCATAAAGCGAGTTGCCAAGGCGAACAACATCACTATCACGCTGCCACTAAGTACCTGACCGCTTGTAATTTGTTGGGCGATTAACAGATTATCCAACCAAGCAATAGGAATAAATACTCCGACTGCCAATACTGTGCCGGGTACCGCATAGCCCAAATTGGCCATAGACACCAAAAGCTGATTGCTTCGATTCGGATATTGACGTAATAACCAAGCCACTAACAAGGCAACCATAGCAATAACTGCCGCGGTAGAGCCCGCTATTACCACCGTATTTTTGACAAAACCCCAATACCTAGCATCCAAATCAATATGATAGTTTTTAACCACCCAGGTTAGTAGCTGAGCCATGGGCAGCCCAAAGGCTATGATAAAAACAAAACTGCAAAAGACAACTGCCCATACGTTACGCAGGCCCGTTAGCTTTTCCCGTCGACGATTGCCCGCACTGGGTAGATAACTGCGTTTTTTCTGCCAATAACGCTCTAACAACAGAATGATAAAAACCGTGATAATGAGCAGTGCGGCCAATTGAGCAGCCGTGGTCAAACTAAAAAAACCAAACCAAGATTTATAGATGGCGGTGGTAAAGGTATCTAAATTGAAAACCGATACTGCCCCAAAATCAGCAAGTGTTTCCATCCAAGTTAATAATAACCCACCCACGACCCAAGGCATGGCTTGAGGCAATGCCACTTTAAAAAAGGATTGATTGCGAGTCAGACCTAGCATTTGTCCGGCTTCTAAAGCACGACGCCCTTGTGATAAAAACGCTTGTCTGGCTAGCAGATAAACATAGGGATAAAAAACCAAGGAGAGAATAATACCCGCGCCCCAAACACTACGTACTTGGATAAAGGAGCCATTGATGCCCCACTCACGAAGCAGAGATTGAATAAAGCCGCTGTAATCGAAGAGTCCTACGCTGACGAAAGCCAAAACGTAGGCAGGAATGGCAAAGGGAAGCATGAGTGCCCAGACAAAGAACCTTTGTCCGGTGAAGCGATACATACTGGTTAGCCACGCCAAATAAGTCCCGAGGCTGCCGGCCAATACAGTGACTAAAGCTAAAATTAGTAGTGTATTTTTGATGACCTGAGGCAGTACAAATTCAGCCAAATGGGTCCAGACGTCCGCCATGGGTTCAAACCAAGAACGCATGACGATAATGACAGGTATCAACATAAATAGCGAAACCAATCCTAAGACTGATTTCGCCAATACTGACCCTTTAGAAATATTTGCTCTCATAAAACCCTATTGCAAAGCATAAGGGCAACCTGTGACAGATGCCCTTATTTCTAGCATTTATTTATGGTTTTGTTATATAGCATTCATTTATCTTGTTATATATAACCTATTAACTAATCCTAAACGGTTATTCGTAACCCGCACGATCCATTAACTGAACGGCTTCTGCTTGGCGCTGACCGAAGATACTAACGTTAATATTATCTTGGTTGAAGCTGCCCCATGAACGCAGCATATCTGACTCATCGATACCTGCTTTAACAGGATATTCTTTATCACTGCTGGCGTATTTGCCTTGTGCTGTATCTGAAGATAACCATTCAATAAGCTTACGGGCGCCTTCAACATTATCAGAGTTTTTGATGATACCGGCACCAGATACGTTTACATGAGTACCTGTGGCTTCAGCACCTTCACCTTGGTTTGCCCAGAATAGTTTCACTGGGAATTTAGGGTTCTCATCTAAGATGCGACCATAATAATAGCTGTTGGCAATACCTACTTGACACTGACCTGAAGCAATAGCTTCTAACAATTTAGTATCATTGCTAAATACAGGTGCCGCTAAGTTAGCTACCCAACCTTTTACGATTTCTTCTGTTTTTTCAGGACCATAATGCTCAATCATACTGGCCACTAATGACTGGTTATATACCTTTTTAGAGGTGCGTAAACACAGCTTACCTTTCCATTTAGGATCAGCTAAATCAGCATAAGTAGACAAATCTGTTGGCTGAACTTTGGCTGGATCATAGAAGATAGTGCGGGCACGTAAAGACAGACCGGTCCATAGATCGTCTACTGAACGGTATTTTTCAGGAACATTGCTGTTGACCACTTCTGACTTGATTGGTTGTAATAAACCTTGTTGACCCGCTTGCCATAGGTTACCAGCATCAACAGTTAGCAGGACGTCAGCAGGGGTGTTGGTACTTTCTGCTTCTAAGCGAGCCATTAATGGGCCGCTATCATCTGTGACTAATTCAACAGGAATGCCCGTCTCTTTAGTGAACTCATCCAATAAAGGCTGGATAAGCTGCTCATTACGTGATGAGTAAATAGTTACCGTATCATTTGAAGCTTTATCAGTCGCCTGCACTTCTGTTTTCTGTTCGGTCTCTGCTGTGGTTGCGCTCTCTTCAGTAGATTGATTACAACCTACCAATGCCATTGCACCGATAACAGCAGCACTTAACATTGAATATTTAGTGCTAGATTTAACAATTGATTTCGCTTCTCGTGATGTACCCATTTTGGCCTCTTTGAAGAATTAAGCGTATGATTTATTGAGCTATTTTTTATTGTTGTTAAAGTGTT
This window contains:
- a CDS encoding ABC transporter permease, with translation MRANISKGSVLAKSVLGLVSLFMLIPVIIVMRSWFEPMADVWTHLAEFVLPQVIKNTLLILALVTVLAGSLGTYLAWLTSMYRFTGQRFFVWALMLPFAIPAYVLAFVSVGLFDYSGFIQSLLREWGINGSFIQVRSVWGAGIILSLVFYPYVYLLARQAFLSQGRRALEAGQMLGLTRNQSFFKVALPQAMPWVVGGLLLTWMETLADFGAVSVFNLDTFTTAIYKSWFGFFSLTTAAQLAALLIITVFIILLLERYWQKKRSYLPSAGNRRREKLTGLRNVWAVVFCSFVFIIAFGLPMAQLLTWVVKNYHIDLDARYWGFVKNTVVIAGSTAAVIAMVALLVAWLLRQYPNRSNQLLVSMANLGYAVPGTVLAVGVFIPIAWLDNLLIAQQITSGQVLSGSVIVMLFALATRFMTVGFQPIDRQLNRLTPSQEQAAQLLTTNRWQRWRQVYLPVISPGVFTALIMVFVEVTKEMPITLMTRRQGWDTLAVRVFEMTSEGMYERAALPSLTIVLVGLIPVILLIRQSDKT
- a CDS encoding extracellular solute-binding protein, which translates into the protein MGTSREAKSIVKSSTKYSMLSAAVIGAMALVGCNQSTEESATTAETEQKTEVQATDKASNDTVTIYSSRNEQLIQPLLDEFTKETGIPVELVTDDSGPLMARLEAESTNTPADVLLTVDAGNLWQAGQQGLLQPIKSEVVNSNVPEKYRSVDDLWTGLSLRARTIFYDPAKVQPTDLSTYADLADPKWKGKLCLRTSKKVYNQSLVASMIEHYGPEKTEEIVKGWVANLAAPVFSNDTKLLEAIASGQCQVGIANSYYYGRILDENPKFPVKLFWANQGEGAEATGTHVNVSGAGIIKNSDNVEGARKLIEWLSSDTAQGKYASSDKEYPVKAGIDESDMLRSWGSFNQDNINVSIFGQRQAEAVQLMDRAGYE